The following are encoded in a window of Flavobacterium cupriresistens genomic DNA:
- a CDS encoding ArsR/SmtB family transcription factor: protein MEDQFIKVASLLGDPTRAVIMWALLDGKAFTATELAIAANTSPQNISMHLAKLLDAGLLCVEKQGRHKYYRFSNKEVAYAIEAMASLIPPVMLQKKNSEKHSPIKHCRTCYDHLAGKIGVAVAESLVEQSILLDSETKLEVTLKGIKWFSDFGINIEEIKKQRRLFLKPCLDWSERKNHIAGSLGASLLNKMIADDWLRRTKDSRAIQITGKGEKELFRYFKIVV, encoded by the coding sequence ATGGAAGATCAATTTATAAAGGTTGCTTCGTTACTTGGAGATCCAACCAGAGCAGTCATTATGTGGGCCTTGCTCGATGGTAAAGCATTTACGGCAACAGAGCTGGCTATTGCGGCTAATACGTCGCCACAAAATATAAGCATGCATCTGGCTAAACTCTTAGATGCGGGCTTACTCTGTGTCGAAAAACAAGGGCGTCATAAATATTATAGATTCTCCAATAAAGAAGTTGCTTATGCGATTGAAGCAATGGCAAGTTTGATTCCGCCGGTAATGCTGCAAAAGAAGAATTCCGAAAAACATTCACCCATCAAACATTGCAGGACTTGTTACGACCACTTAGCTGGAAAAATAGGGGTTGCAGTTGCCGAAAGCTTAGTAGAACAAAGTATTCTTTTGGATTCTGAGACTAAACTGGAAGTGACTTTAAAAGGGATAAAGTGGTTTTCTGATTTTGGAATTAATATCGAAGAGATAAAAAAACAAAGGCGATTATTCCTGAAGCCCTGTTTAGACTGGAGTGAAAGAAAAAATCATATTGCCGGTTCACTCGGTGCGTCCTTACTGAATAAAATGATTGCCGATGACTGGTTAAGAAGAACAAAGGATTCAAGAGCCATACAAATTACCGGAAAAGGAGAAAAAGAACTTTTTAGGTATTTTAAAATTGTTGTTTGA
- a CDS encoding alpha/beta fold hydrolase, translating into MTIKKGIRFITLKSVGSYINFLSYVRPKKAVALSYALFSQPRVGRLDKNKLPKVLQNTEKETFHHNEHHFQTYVWKGNETKILLVHGWESNASRWKKTLPHLQKSGSTIIAIDAPAHGQSSGKEFNIPLYAEFINKAVEKYQPTLIIGHSIGGAACVYHQYLFPDTSINKMVILGAPSDLKVLIDNYISMLSLNTKIFSLLESRFIDRFNFKMEDFSGQKFASQFNIPGLIAHDTADKVVAFEEGKKIASNWKNSQFIETKGLGHGMHDDELYQKVIAFLFSE; encoded by the coding sequence TTGACCATTAAAAAAGGAATTCGTTTTATTACATTAAAATCGGTCGGATCCTACATTAACTTCCTGAGTTATGTTCGCCCGAAAAAAGCAGTCGCACTTTCTTACGCCCTATTCAGCCAGCCACGAGTGGGTCGATTAGACAAGAACAAACTCCCTAAAGTATTACAAAACACAGAAAAAGAGACGTTTCATCACAATGAACATCATTTCCAGACGTATGTCTGGAAGGGTAACGAAACGAAAATCTTACTCGTTCACGGTTGGGAAAGTAATGCTTCACGCTGGAAAAAAACATTACCTCATCTTCAGAAATCCGGAAGTACCATTATTGCGATCGATGCTCCCGCTCACGGACAAAGTAGCGGTAAAGAGTTTAATATTCCGCTTTATGCCGAATTCATTAACAAAGCGGTTGAAAAATATCAGCCTACCCTAATTATAGGTCATTCTATTGGAGGCGCTGCCTGCGTTTATCATCAATATTTGTTTCCCGATACGAGTATCAATAAAATGGTGATTCTGGGAGCACCATCAGACTTAAAAGTTTTGATAGACAATTATATTTCGATGTTAAGTCTGAATACTAAAATATTTTCTCTTTTAGAAAGCCGTTTTATTGATCGGTTTAATTTTAAAATGGAAGATTTTTCAGGACAGAAATTTGCTTCACAATTCAACATTCCCGGATTAATCGCGCACGACACCGCAGATAAAGTAGTTGCTTTTGAAGAAGGAAAAAAAATCGCAAGCAACTGGAAAAACAGCCAGTTTATTGAGACCAAAGGCTTAGGTCACGGCATGCATGATGATGAATTGTATCAGAAAGTGATTGCGTTTTTGTTTTCTGAGTAA
- a CDS encoding cytochrome P450, which produces MSAIFLQSEVENPYSFYQKMTKEQPVYWDETNKIWAIYSYAACVELLNNTAATIPVLTANNELNRSATTIIENLARLSNGIQHEIAKETAQILFSYLKTVGIHTILEELLPERLLQNQINWVDLVCKKLPVLTVLKSFDFNKKDSDFICKKIAQLVKIMQPHKTAEAIEEINKVAEEIYSITERHFVTLPFYEALIRKISDLYPISQTEIFSICVSNLIGLFIQSYDAGSGLLSNSLLQLLSKENFSKDKVDKICIQKMVVETLRFDPPIHNTRRIASKDIQLNNSTIKKNDSLLLVLAAANRDPNHFANAMNFDTERNNNHDHLTFGTGGHMCLAKHFSVTIATETLYYLVDNYKNISISGNEIEYEPMINARLPKAIWISLL; this is translated from the coding sequence ATGTCAGCTATATTTCTACAATCCGAAGTCGAAAATCCGTATTCTTTTTATCAAAAAATGACAAAAGAGCAGCCTGTTTATTGGGATGAAACAAATAAAATCTGGGCCATTTATTCTTATGCAGCCTGCGTTGAACTATTAAACAATACGGCTGCAACTATTCCGGTCTTAACTGCAAACAACGAACTCAATAGATCTGCAACCACAATCATTGAGAACCTGGCGCGATTATCAAACGGTATTCAACACGAAATAGCAAAAGAAACTGCCCAAATCCTTTTTTCCTACCTGAAAACAGTAGGGATCCATACAATTTTAGAAGAACTGTTACCCGAAAGATTGCTTCAAAACCAAATAAACTGGGTTGATTTGGTTTGCAAAAAGTTACCTGTCTTAACGGTTTTAAAAAGTTTTGATTTCAATAAAAAAGATTCCGACTTCATCTGTAAAAAAATAGCGCAGCTTGTAAAAATAATGCAACCCCATAAAACAGCTGAAGCTATCGAAGAAATCAACAAAGTTGCGGAAGAAATCTATTCCATCACAGAAAGACATTTTGTAACGCTTCCGTTTTATGAAGCTTTGATTCGTAAAATTTCGGACTTGTACCCTATCTCCCAAACGGAAATCTTTTCGATCTGCGTAAGTAATCTAATCGGATTATTTATCCAAAGTTATGATGCAGGCAGCGGTCTTTTGAGTAATTCCTTACTACAACTACTTTCAAAAGAAAATTTTTCTAAAGACAAAGTTGATAAAATTTGTATTCAAAAAATGGTTGTGGAAACCTTACGATTTGACCCGCCCATTCACAACACCAGACGCATTGCTTCTAAAGACATTCAATTAAATAACAGCACCATTAAAAAAAATGATTCCCTATTGCTTGTTCTTGCCGCAGCAAACCGTGACCCCAATCACTTTGCAAATGCTATGAATTTTGATACCGAAAGAAATAATAATCACGACCATTTGACTTTTGGAACGGGCGGACATATGTGCCTCGCGAAACATTTCTCCGTTACTATTGCAACTGAAACTCTGTATTATTTGGTCGACAACTATAAAAACATTTCGATATCAGGAAATGAAATCGAATACGAACCTATGATCAACGCCCGACTGCCGAAAGCAATTTGGATTTCACTTTTATAA